Part of the Polyodon spathula isolate WHYD16114869_AA chromosome 18, ASM1765450v1, whole genome shotgun sequence genome, ATGGAGAGTTTTGAGACAGCAATGCAAAATCCTGTAAAGCTAAATACTGAAGGAGACACAGACATCTTCCATAAATATTTTGCTAaggtggaaaaaaaataacaatttgaagTTCAGATTCCTATAACtcacaactttttatttttaggtcTAGGAGTTGAACAACATGTGGCCACCAATTATCAGGTAACCAAAAGTTGAGACATTGgagtctattcaactgatctaaaatGGTGGTGgatcaaaatatattaaaaaaaaaaaaaaaccctgaatacATGTTATATCTCAGATTAGAAAAGACATTTGTTGCATCACACCAAATCGTTTTCCACCCGAGACCGACACGAGGGATCCGACCTACAATTTTGAGAACACCTGATATAACCCAATAAGACCATTTAATTACCATTTACCTTTAAAATGAGGGGTTGTTTGCTGCTTAAGACTTTGGGAAGGCACTGGTGTGCATCCTCTGAAAATGAGGATTGCACTGGAAAACAATACACCTAGACAAGAACAACACAGTGTAAGGTATAAAAGAAACATTCAATTCAGATCCAGCAATCCCCATCACTCCATAACAGTTTCATCTGCAGATGCGCCATAAGTAAATAGACACCCATCCTATTTACTTAGTCTCTGTTCCACATCAGATTGAGAAGAGGAGTTGTTGGTGCCCTTGAATTCTTGAGTTTTCATTTATAGGATGAATTACAAAAATGGCCACTGCCAACAGGTTTCCACATTAGCAGAGCCTTATAATTTGTATCTTAATGGGGTTTCACTACgattaaaatatttcttaattaATACAATCATTCAAACCTCTGTTGTGTAGATTCTAAACAGCAGCCACGTCATGTACCATGTTACTAAGAGGAATGTTCCACTTATCCACAGGTGGTAGAGAAGAGAAAAGTCAAGTAGGCCTGTGAGGGTATCCAGTGAGTGAAGAGTCCTAcaaagtacattataaatacaagtaaacagACAGATGggtttcaaatataaaaatataaattcaagTTTTCAGTCAGACGACAAATTAATTGATCAACCTTGATAAAAATCTCTCTTAGACAAAGGTTTGAGAAGCAATCAAGGagtctgtttaaatattttactgacCTGTCTTTTCGAAGACTCATTGTTGTACATATCCATGCTCTGGGGATATAACCTATAGATACACACTCTACATTTAGAACCAGTTTGAATTTTCAGTTATATATAAAGTTAACCATGTCTGGCTGGGTCTTTACAAATTTCAAGCTAGGTTTAAAACAACTGCAGTAGGAGGtgaaaattgaatttttaaaaaaaattagataCAAATATCCACAGGACCCAGCGTTCGGCTAAAGGCAAGAAAGTGTAATGTGAAGGGAacataaatgtatattaaaatggttTCTTACCCAAGAAGAAATAAGTGATGCAGTAGTTCCGAACAGAATAGAACGcctggactgcactgtgcttaATTACCAGAGGCAGGGTTCCCTTGAAACGTAGGTACTTACATTGCTAGTTAGCACAAAAaaattgaattacatttaaaagtttgCTGATCTTGCATTTGCTACagataaaatagtttaaaaaaatagattttttattttatttattttttttttttttaaaagctacataCATTCCATTAGCTACCTTAGGATAGTCTTTCTGTATAGTTATGTAGTGCTTAAGAGTTAGAGAATTTCAGTAATGTCTTCACAGGGTACAGAGTACTTACACACTACTACTCAGTACTTTTCAGACAAACATGCCCAATTAAGAACccagaaaacaaatttaaaatcttACCTGAATATTTGGAAAAGACACATAGTTCATGTTGCCAACAACATTTAGAAGACTGTAGCTGTAACCCATGAAAGCACCAGCCAACAGAAAGAAGAGGTGGTACTCATTGAGACACATAGAAATAGCAGTAGCACTGGAATGAGAAGAGGCACGTTAGAAAGAATTCCCAGGACAAAGGAATTACTCAATCAACACTCCAAAAGAATTGAGATTTGTAACAAATCAAGTGATTACTAGAAATATTGATCCAATTTTTCTTCTGTTGGAAGATATTTAGTTCttcccttataaacgtttaccatagtaaaagcacagatggctagtgaaaacatggtaaaggagggtaagcattgtaaagaataacaagttacagtaaagcatattaaaatatggcaaaccagggtaaactacagtaaatccATAGGGGAAAGAAAAAATGCAGTGCAGTAATACTGTGgaaaacttttacaagggtttgcttgtgttttatactGCAATTCTGAATAggcagatttttaaaaagaaaatgtgctgcttcctggtacctacaGTAATCACCTCATTATCTTTTTATtaagcagacgcctttatccaaggcgacttacagagtgCGATTAACTTAAATTGGACCACAGCAAAGTACCGTACCAATTACaagttataaaaatgtattgtataccATTGgcaaaaatgttacattattttgttttgctgataGCTACTCCCTCCCCCAACCAATTAAATAGAGGACAAATTCACTACAACAGATCTGTAGGAAACCAAAACTTGGAAATTTATTATAAACAAAGTAGCAAGTGGAAAGCATCCATGTACCTTTCCTCAGCAATGCAAGGGGTGGTAAGAAACTGGTATCGTCCACCTATCATCACTGCTGCACACCAGGATACCAGCATTCCCATCATAGAGTGAACCAGAGAGTGAATAGACTGCTGGGGGTGAAGCACTTTTCCTATTAGGGCAATCTGAGTACAAGGTATTGAAGCCACCACtgcaaccaaaaacacaaacttaGTTTGACTTGCTTCAGGTTTTGGCTACAATATTAATGCAAAATGAAATGTCTAggatttataatatttatatttcaatCTGCATTCATAAACATACCTGTGTAAAACTCCAGAATGAAGAAACCAATAATCAGCACCACCAAGCACAGAAGTACAATAGAAAAAATAACGTAGGAACCACACAAAAAGTTTAGTGAACCtgaaatacatacagaaatatatatattaaaaatgtgtttgcatgaAGGTGAAATCACCACATGAGAAAAGCCAGTTAGAATAAGTACATTACCAAGGATGAATTGGATAAGTAAATATTTGCTTGCAGGGATATTTTTTAACTTGTGTCTAAAGTTAATttgaacatttacatttaaatgatagaTGTCCCCAGGTGTCAAATAAGGGCTTAATtatcttacattaaaaaaaaaaacataccagacAGAGTTAAGGACAGAGAAACACTATggtatgcattttaaaagtatctTACCTGTTATCCATTCTATGGGATGCAAGACACTGACCCTGCTCAGAAGTACAAATATTGCAGTGGAAGCCGGTAACAACAACACTGACCACGCAATACTTGCTGCTGCCCGCCAAAATACCACCTAAAACATAAATGTATTAGAACAAATCATGTGCAACAAACCAAATCCACTCACCTGTGGCAATACAGGTCCAGTGCTATTGCAGTCTTCAAGCTGTTCCTCCACCCTGTCTGCACCTAACCCTGTCCATTACGCTACAGTATATTTTCTATTCAGCTTTTTAGCAAGACAAAGAACTATAGGTTTAGAAAATGtgcaaacttcatttaaaatagcTTGCAGTAGCAAACTACCTATATGGTCCCAACCTGTTCTCGACATTGTTATTACactgtttcagtttgtgttgTGGTGAAGGCATGTTATCACGACAACATGAATTCGGTCGAAAAACAAAAAGTGGGGCTACACATATACTGCTACCGGCAGCAAAGCATATGGCAAAAAATACCACTGCAATTCCTAGGAAATAAATATCCAAGATTATGAAGAAAGAAAAAGGGTATCATGGTAGCAGTGTCGCCAGGTGCAAAACAGGGGATTGGGTTTGAGAAGTAAACtaactttttaaacttaaaacaagaaagcaatgtattttaaataagatATAATTTGATTACATTATACAGAACACGTACCCTGATAACATTTAACGATGAAATactatagtaaataataataataataataatcacaaacaactTAATAAATGTTGTATCTCTTATTTCTCATTGAAGTACCGTAGCTAGGTGatgtgtcatttttattatttttattttattcctcaaCGCGTGTTTAGAGGACTGCCACAAAACACCGAATATCAATAACATAATTATTCTTGAAattgttttaattcatattttaccCAATTTAGACGACTGGCGATTGGGTACAACATCGCCTACTTATTAAAACAAGGTAAGAAACTTGTTATAAATATAAGTAATTTccacatttaacaaataaacagaaaaactacTATTTCAAAGTgtaactatgtgtgtgtgtgtgttaataactTAAAACTGCTTGCAGCATGACACCTGCCTGTGGATATGAAATAAAAAGTCTTACCTTCCTAATGAACCAATGGTCATGTCCAAGCGAtaacattatataaataaaataaaaaataaaaaaaacacaataatagcAGCAAGGTATAAgtagatttatttaataaacaactcTACTGAATACTTCGTCTACTGCTATTTCAGACAATCTGTGTTCAGCACACCGCGCCACTTCCATTCAAAGGACCTTTCAAAAAATTCTAGGACCCGATGGAGGCCGCCTCTCCCAAATGCCTGTTAAACAAGCACTAGACATTCACAAAAACCAGAGCGGACTTGCTCTAGTGTTAAGTaatactacaataaaataaaattcagtgacaaacgttttgacCAGACGTATTCTTCAATCCATTCAAATGTTGACTATACACTATTTACTAGTGCGCATGAAAAGTAAAACAGCGCCACGTTACTTAGGTGTCTTTCAACAGACTTGCACTGCAGGACTGGAAATATGCTGTTAACAACTGGTCCTAATATCAACAAAGGATTGACAGTAACTGGTTCTGTTTTCCTTCTATAGTTGTTGACctgatgttttattttgccaTCCTAAGATACAGCTGCACTGCAATGTAAAGAACCTTAAACACAAAGGCCCTTCCTCAAGTCACTTTCATGCGCTCAGATAAACAACATATACTTGACTGCACATAGAAATTACTCAGTAGCATTAACATTAAAAGTAACAGTAATACCACCAGTAGGTGCAACAAGATATAGATTTCACTTCAGTGGAAAACAACCTTaatcctgtttttgtatttattttttatgcgatACACaataaaggccttgaatatgACAGCAtcttcagtacagtacacactgAGGCTGCTATAAATTAAGCTGTAGCCTTTACTTGTATGTATCTTTcctttttagaataaaaaaaattcttcagTGCAGTATTGACCTTTGTCATTACTGTTCAGATGTTTTGTTGCTGTGATGGATGTTATTAAGAATCGTAGAATTTGTATGTTCAATTGTCACTTTTGAATTATGTAGACTTCTGCAAGTGACTTGAGCTGTACCGGATGCTGAATGAATGTTATTTGCGCTACTACTCAATATGTTTGGGCCATAGTGGTGCCGTATCTTACAACTTTTTCCTCATCTTGTCAGATTCTTGTTTACACTGGCCAAACTCctacaagctttttttttataagaccTGTAACACACAGGAATGGAAGTCACCGTCTGTACCAACTTGTCAGAAACATATCTATGGTTATCTTTTCTGGATATATTTGGGAAGTTGGTTGTAACGGTCTTTCTTTTATGGTTTTCAACAGTTCCCATTGTTTTAACAAATGGCCATGACTTCTTGTTATGTGTCTTAATTCACTTTGTGTAGACAAGAGCTGTTCCTCCAACATTTTCTTGGCTTTAACTTTAGAAGCGGTCATAAGTTGATCAATCTTTTGTTTTAACGTGTCATTTTCTTCTGCTAAACTATCGTGCTGTTCTTTTTACTGCAGTTCGATCATTATATCCATAGTCATTTTCCCTTTGAATTTGGGGTCTGATTCCAATCCAAGATCAGTTCATAGTTTCTTTACTGTTTTGCGTAAttctttattttcctgtttaaaCTTCTTTGGCTTTCTGTTTATGTTCATCAGTTTGAGATTTTGCCATGGCTTCTGCAAGCTTCATTTTATCCCTGAGTGCCTCCTGATTTTGAAAGGCATCATATCTTTCCTTTCTGTATTTGTTAAAAACTTTAAAGCCTCTGGTTTTCCAAATGGCATTTCTCCAGTTGAACTTGTGGATTAGACATTTCAGCTTGTTCATATGGgatactaaaaacaaaataaacacaaatatcaggTTGTGCAACTGGCATTCAAACACAGCTTATTAAAACTGACAATGTATAAGACAAATAgctatatttcattaaaaaaaaacattgcatttaattAGTCACACAATTGATAAAACTCATGCAATATTCTACTTACATAATTCCATTAGGGTACATCAAATACACTTTATACACATCCGTGCAAGATGGAGCAGAAGAAAGTAATCCTACCCTAGCAAAAGAAAGCTGTAGGTACCAAATTCTTGTTC contains:
- the LOC121330498 gene encoding nucleoporin NDC1-like isoform X2, with the translated sequence MLSLGHDHWFIRKVVFWRAAASIAWSVLLLPASTAIFVLLSRVSVLHPIEWITGSLNFLCGSYVIFSIVLLCLVVLIIGFFILEFYTVVASIPCTQIALIGKVLHPQQSIHSLVHSMMGMLVSWCAAVMIGGRYQFLTTPCIAEESATAISMCLNEYHLFFLLAGAFMGYSYSLLNVVGNMNYVSFPNIQQCKYLRFKGTLPLVIKHSAVQAFYSVRNYCITYFFLGYIPRAWICTTMSLRKDRTLHSLDTLTGLLDFSLLYHLWISGTFLLVTWYMTWLLFRIYTTEVYCFPVQSSFSEDAHQCLPKVLSSKQPLILKYLALQDFALLSQNSPSRRQEVFSLSQPGGHPHNWSALSGECLTILNDLTQKLIAYQEAVSSNGRIKPQSVGSDKRPSSSGSSATSLIEEPTSWQTQTPRVTLGPKTPGSVFLRSSVASPFTPDLGSPFGSPAMKRLTGTLDPSSPWHGSVQSPHVMRRGPKLWTSSLGAESPLNGSPPSGPPLAPSPGAGEQKPSIVSLWIQNRQEQLPEASSQALFAESQAHIWALEGLSHLVAASYTEDRFGVVQTTLPDILGTMLTLQEAVDKHFKLPHASSKPARTSGSLVDTSYKTLRFALRTSLKTAIYRITTTFGEHLNAVQVSTDHRKRLQQFLEYKE